From Topomyia yanbarensis strain Yona2022 chromosome 1, ASM3024719v1, whole genome shotgun sequence, one genomic window encodes:
- the LOC131683408 gene encoding uncharacterized protein LOC131683408 produces MKFVYALAALLALASGCTRDDTDGRPDCNAVEMSQRFWRNHWDPTAYWECETANAPATARRCPTEGMFDSAQLTCINWADWTWTETCKPPSKDQ; encoded by the exons ATGAAAT TCGTCTACGCACTCGCCGCACTCCTCGCCCTGGCATCCGGGTGTACCCGAGATGACACCGATGGACGACCGGATTGCAATGCCGTCGAGATGAGCCAACGCTTCTGGCGCAACCACTGGGATCCTACCGCTTACTGGGAGTGCGAAACTGCTAACGCTCCTGCTACGGCACGTCGCTGCCCAACGGAAGGAATGTTCGATTCAGCCCAGCTTACCTGCATCAACTGGGCAGACTGGACCTGGACCGAGACGTGCAAACCACCGAGCAAGGATCAGTAG